A stretch of Amycolatopsis balhimycina FH 1894 DNA encodes these proteins:
- a CDS encoding ABC transporter ATP-binding protein, producing MVRSVDESEEREPALVQAKALVKRFGEFEAVRGIDVEVRRGESFGFLGPNGAGKSSTMRMIACVSPRTDGDLRVLGLDPDVAGPRIRARLGVVPQQDNLDVELTVRENLQIYARYFGLSRAAARRKAAELLEFAQLGDRAEDKVDPLSGGMKRRLTIARSLVNDPELLLLDEPTTGLDPQARHLLWDRLFRLKAQGTTLIVTTHYMDEAEQLCDRLVVMDNGRIAAEGSPAELIRRYSTREVVELRFASGEQVSAARQVEGLAERVEVLPDRVLLYSDDGEDTLERAHSRGVRPLSSLVRRSSLEDVFLRLTGRTLVE from the coding sequence ATGGTGCGAAGCGTGGACGAATCGGAGGAGCGGGAACCGGCACTGGTGCAGGCCAAGGCACTCGTGAAGCGCTTCGGCGAGTTCGAGGCCGTGCGCGGGATCGACGTCGAGGTGCGGCGCGGGGAGTCGTTCGGCTTCCTGGGGCCGAACGGCGCCGGGAAGTCGTCGACCATGCGGATGATCGCGTGCGTGTCGCCGCGGACCGACGGCGACCTCCGCGTGCTCGGCCTCGACCCCGACGTCGCCGGGCCGCGGATCCGCGCCCGGCTCGGCGTGGTGCCGCAGCAGGACAACCTGGACGTCGAGCTGACCGTGCGGGAGAACCTGCAGATCTACGCCCGGTACTTCGGGCTGTCGCGGGCGGCGGCCCGGCGCAAGGCCGCGGAGCTGCTGGAGTTCGCCCAGCTGGGTGACCGGGCCGAGGACAAGGTCGACCCGCTCTCGGGCGGCATGAAACGGCGGCTGACCATCGCGCGCTCGCTGGTCAACGACCCGGAGCTGCTGCTGCTCGACGAGCCGACGACCGGGCTCGACCCGCAGGCCCGGCACCTGCTGTGGGACCGGCTGTTCCGGCTCAAGGCCCAGGGCACGACGCTGATCGTCACGACGCACTACATGGACGAGGCCGAGCAGCTGTGCGACCGGCTGGTGGTGATGGACAACGGCCGGATCGCCGCGGAGGGCTCGCCGGCCGAGCTGATCAGGCGGTACTCCACGCGCGAGGTCGTCGAGCTGCGGTTCGCGTCGGGGGAGCAGGTTTCCGCGGCCCGGCAGGTGGAGGGGCTCGCGGAGCGGGTCGAGGTGCTGCCGGACCGGGTGCTGCTCTACAGCGACGACGGCGAGGACACCCTGGAGCGCGCGCATTCCCGCGGCGTGCGGCCGCTGTCGAGCCTGGTGCGCCGGAGCTCGCTGGAGGACGTCTTCCTCCGGCTCACGGGCCGGACGCTGGTGGAGTGA
- a CDS encoding ABC transporter permease produces the protein MSTVESTGRVVGKWQGAWLRVEGHWTWYRRHWLSTLYSTGLQPVLFLAAMGLGFGSQVRPGAVTGGLSYLQYIAPALLAAGAAQQAVGESSYPVLSGFKWQKDYLAVTATPVSPGQVFGGHLIWSALRLTLAGAIYALVALFFGAWTGPGVLLVILAGTVTGLACTTPMAALAARTFDEGQRFGLIFRFVVMPMTLFSGTFFPISQLPGAIRWLAWLSPLWHGTQLARGVSVGGVGGWAMLGHFAVLAALFAAGWALAHRAFYRRLVV, from the coding sequence ATGAGCACCGTCGAATCCACCGGCCGCGTGGTCGGCAAGTGGCAGGGCGCCTGGCTGCGCGTCGAGGGGCACTGGACCTGGTACCGCAGGCACTGGCTGTCCACCTTGTACTCCACCGGGCTGCAACCGGTGCTCTTCCTCGCCGCGATGGGGCTGGGCTTCGGCTCGCAGGTGCGGCCGGGCGCGGTCACCGGCGGCCTGTCCTACCTGCAGTACATCGCGCCCGCGCTGCTCGCCGCCGGTGCCGCGCAGCAGGCGGTCGGCGAGTCCAGCTACCCGGTGCTGTCCGGGTTCAAGTGGCAGAAGGACTACCTGGCGGTCACGGCCACGCCGGTGTCGCCGGGCCAGGTCTTCGGCGGTCACCTGATCTGGTCGGCGCTGCGGCTGACGCTGGCGGGCGCGATCTACGCGCTGGTCGCGCTCTTCTTCGGCGCCTGGACCGGGCCGGGGGTCCTGCTGGTGATCCTCGCGGGCACGGTCACCGGGCTCGCCTGCACCACGCCGATGGCCGCGCTGGCGGCGCGCACCTTCGACGAGGGCCAGCGGTTCGGGCTGATCTTCCGCTTCGTCGTGATGCCGATGACGTTGTTCTCGGGCACGTTCTTCCCGATCTCCCAGCTGCCGGGCGCGATCCGGTGGCTGGCCTGGCTCTCCCCGCTGTGGCACGGCACGCAGCTGGCCCGCGGCGTCAGCGTCGGCGGGGTCGGCGGCTGGGCGATGCTCGGCCACTTCGCGGTGCTCGCGGCGTTGTTCGCGGCCGGGTGGGCGCTGGCGCACCGGGCCTTCTACCGGAGGCTGGTGGTCTGA
- a CDS encoding ABC transporter permease, whose product MTAVEARAGLLLRILPPGLYAGRARMLVERSVMVYRGSWLIFLSGAVEPFLYLMAFQLGFGRLVTEVAGPGGHPMSYVAFVAPALLATSAMNGAVFESTYNLFFKLRYAKTYDAMLATPIGPLDVALGELGWAMTRGGIYAVAFLAIAAAMGLVASWWALLMVPAALLIGLAFSAIGMALVTFLKSTSQFDYIQLGLTPMFLFATTFFPLSVYPEPLQWVVRCLPLYHGIELMRGLATGLLSGGMLVNLGYLIVLGAVGLWASTRRIAKLLLT is encoded by the coding sequence ATGACGGCCGTCGAGGCCCGTGCCGGGCTGCTGCTGCGGATCCTCCCACCCGGGCTGTACGCGGGCCGGGCGCGCATGCTCGTCGAGCGCTCGGTCATGGTCTACCGCGGCAGCTGGCTGATCTTCCTGTCCGGTGCGGTCGAGCCGTTCCTCTACCTGATGGCGTTCCAGCTCGGGTTCGGCAGGCTGGTCACCGAGGTGGCCGGGCCCGGCGGGCACCCGATGAGCTACGTCGCGTTCGTGGCGCCGGCGCTGCTGGCGACGTCGGCGATGAACGGCGCCGTGTTCGAGTCGACGTACAACCTGTTCTTCAAGCTGCGCTACGCGAAGACGTACGACGCGATGCTGGCGACGCCGATCGGCCCGCTGGACGTGGCGCTCGGCGAGCTCGGCTGGGCGATGACCCGCGGCGGCATCTACGCCGTGGCGTTCCTGGCCATCGCCGCGGCGATGGGGCTGGTCGCCTCGTGGTGGGCGCTGCTGATGGTCCCGGCGGCCCTGCTGATCGGGCTGGCCTTCTCGGCGATCGGCATGGCGCTGGTGACGTTCCTGAAGTCGACCTCCCAGTTCGACTACATCCAGCTGGGCCTGACCCCGATGTTCCTGTTCGCGACGACGTTCTTCCCGCTGTCGGTGTACCCGGAGCCGCTGCAGTGGGTGGTCCGCTGCCTCCCGCTCTACCACGGGATCGAGCTGATGCGCGGCCTGGCGACGGGCCTGCTGTCCGGCGGCATGCTGGTCAACCTG